From Myripristis murdjan chromosome 13, fMyrMur1.1, whole genome shotgun sequence:
GAACGTCAGAAGTTTCAGCTACCCAGCTTCCTGCAGCAAATGAATCTTGGAGAACAGCTGTATCAATTGTTGTCTctgatttatcattttattgatttctaCTTGCTTATTTTTGATAAATCTGTCTAATTAGCGCTTGCTGACTAGCTGTGTTAACTCTTCCAAACACATTACATGAGACAGCACCAGAGAGGCGGAGGATGCTCGATTTGCCTGTTCAGATCTTTGCAGACGTACACAGATCCAATCAGAGGGTTTTGGTCCCGCCCACAATCTCTTTGGCCCCGCCCACGATCTGTCCAAATACAAAGGCATCATCGGCCATGTTGCTAACAGGGCCGCTTCAGCAGCAAGCTGAGACTCACTGACGTGAAGCAGAACTGACCTGAAGGCTTCAGCAGGAAACTCAAATCAAGAGGACATCTAAAACAACAAAGtctagaaaaaaacaacaaccaaactAATAAACAATCAAAGCTCAGCTCAAACCCTGGACCAAGAACATACAACCAGCGCTGCGTATCTTCATCATGTTATCAAGTACAAACAGTGGTAGTAAATGATGGATTAGACAGAGAAGACTACATCTCATGTGCTTTGATTTCAACAGACTCTGTTGTTACTTCACTGTAAAGCCTGGACATCAACATGAACAGTTTGATGAGTTTTACATTCATGTGGTAAAAATCAAACCTGGACAAACGATAAACAAACCTGGACGTCCTCCAACTCaacaaacttatttttttccacGTTTCTCTTGACAGATTTCTCTGCCATGTTGAGACAGATGACAGTTTCTGGCCTCATCATCCAGTTCTGAAAGGCGTTCATGCAAAAATTtcaaaacctcttttttttttcttcattttaatcAATTTGTGGTTCCAGTGTATCTGATAGCACGTGACCACATGATGTGGGTTTCACAGGAAACTGTTCCTGTTCCTGCGTCCAGGGTTTGCAACTGTGCTTGACATCAGCCCTGggtcaaatgaaaaatatttttgctcttaaaatgtttaatgtatatgtatgtatgtatttaaatattCTTGGAGAACTCGTTTAAGAGACAATGGACTTGTTCCAGAGTGCTGTCACAGCGGTTTAAAGCCAGTTCTTCGAGTGAAGTGGTTTCATTTACTCtagttaaaaaattaaatgtttacagtaaaatgatacCAACTGGGATTCGGAGATTTTTATGTATCAAAGACCCTTTGACCCAGGCCTGAAGTTTACAACAAAGGAGGAACAGAAAGGTCTATTAGCTAACCCCATACAGCTCAGATACTCAAAgcaaaaatccacccaaaaacTTGTTAAGTTATTCCTATGATCTTGCACCAAGGCATCAAAGTATGTCTAAAGTTATGCCTTTGATGACATCAAAGATCTTGGTTTCTTAAAACTGCTGGCTTGGGACCCGAATTCTGGTGAGTCTTCAAGGCACAAGGGTGAGTCTGGTCACCAGGGTGAGAGACCAGGGCTCCAATGTGGGTTTCGGGGGCTGAACATGTTTAAGAACCAGAAATCACAGGAATAAAATATTTCAAGTCAGTTTTAGGGTAGATTTTCccttggaaaacaaacaaacaaacaaaaaaaaacccggTAGCCCATCTTCGCCTCAGGCTTTGCCTGCTGTGGGGCTCTCTGGGATGGACAGAGACTCCACTGAGGACTGCTCATCTGGATCTGGAAGCAACTCCTCCTTGTCACTGAGGGGGGCAGAGAAGAACAGAATCATAAATAAATTCGGTCTTGCACAAATGGGTTGGGTATCATACAAGGACCACCTCAGAGAATTTGAGATCTCTTGGTTGGTTTATCCTGCTGCATGCAAATCAGCTTTAACTCCTGAGTAAATAACTCAAAACTGTGCTGTTCTCTATTTACATGCTACCATGTGAATAGAGAATTTACTTCCCTTGTGTCCCCCTGTGATCTAACTTCAATGTAACCTGTGGGATGCCCCAGGGCTCCGCTCTTGGCCCTATAATGTTCAGTCTCTACATGATGCCACTGGGTACTTGTCTATGTCACCTGCTGCTCCACAGCCCCACCTGGTTCAGTGTGTTGAGCACATCAACTCCTGGATGCCTTACATGAATACAGGTTGGCTTGGTTTGGTACCACTTGGTGAAAACAATCAAGAAtatgtcattcattttcattgcaaCACTGATGACACTCAATTCtataaactaaactgaactccTAACCCTAAAAGTGTGTTAATCTGAAAATTTAATTAGGTCTTGGATGAGCCTAAACTTGTTGCTCCTCAGtgccaacagaaaacagaggtTATTGGTTACTGGACCGGCGAGATACCGGTATCTGTTTGAGAACACTACTGTAAATGTTGGTGTTATTCCCTGTTAAGTCTAACCATCAAAAATCTTGGCACTAGGGGGTGCCCCAGGGGTTCACCTGGTAGAAGAGCATGTGCCATATTTTAAAGCTATGTCCTTACAGCCGGGACCCGTGTTTGATTCTGAACCGAGGCCTTAAAGCTCTGTTTATACTCAACGTTAAATCCGTATGTTAAATCCGGATACAGGCGGCACGTTCTGTCCGTACTCTCTGTTTATTTCCTCCATATTTGTGCAGGTTTTGAAGAAACTTACAGATatgaacaaaacagagcaaCACCACCCGAAATCATCTGATAGAGGAAGTTCTTCGGGGAACTTTGTTCTGTTGTTATGTGACATTTATGTAATTAGTTTATAGTTCATTGGTCAGTATTACTGCACCTGACAGAGGAAGATTGGCGAGGCAGCCTGTTGCGTCGCATCGTCATGACAACCAGCGTAGCCAGCAGCAGGAGGGAGATCACAGCCAGAGTACCAATGAGGAAGAAGGCTGCAAGACAAGGTTAGACAAGAGTTTCATTCAAAGACCACTTCAAAAGCTGCGCCGAGCTGAGGTGATGAGTGTTTTTGGTGTGCGGCATGGAAACTGACCAGGAGTCCAGCGGTCTCGAGGCTGTCCGTGCCCTCGCCCGTCAAACCAACCTGAGGAGGGAGTGGCTGCAGTTAGAAAAGACGGAACCAGACATGctacagaaaaatatgaaaactgacTGAGCCTATCATAAAAATGGAGACCCATTTAAACTCTCAACTTTTAATGTTTATTCAGCCAGGgaggttttttaaaaattctgatAACTGGCCAGTGGAAGCTCAGTCTGCCACGGTCTCAGTTTAACATGGATCTATCCGTGTAGGATATACAACTGaatacagaacagaacagaaagccTTTATCATCATTTATTATTGATGAAATTAGGAGCGCTACTCCTGATCTGCGCAACCAAGAAGACAATTAAGGACAGACAACAAGGATAATGCACTTAAAAACATAATGTATTGCACTTCcatttaaaatgttgtgaattATGAATGAAAAGTGGCTCAGCAGACAGCATTTCTCTATAAGGGTCACTCTCCTTTCTGACAGTAAttgaataagaaaaatgaaaatgaaaaatgaaacagaatttCTTTCTGTTGGTGCACGTGGAGTGGATCATTTTATTAGATAacgatttttttccccctacaaaTTTAGGAGTTTCTTCTAACATGAACCCCCTCTCCTACAGAAAAAAAGGTTCCACTACAATGGCCCCAATATGaaagtaaaaacacagtaaacaaatCATTAGATCAATCTCTTCACCTCCACTGCCGGCGCAGCGGGTCATACACTCCTCCATGGTGCCATAGCGGTTCTTGTTGCCCCTGCAACCTCCGTAGATGAATGACTGGCAGGTCCCAGAGGCGGGGTTGAAGAAGAACATGGGGAAGGCAGCACGGCAGGGGCCGGGCTCTGAGGCGGCGGTGCAGTACTCTGCCGGCAGACACACCAcagcacacatcaacacactaCACAACACAGatcaacacacatcaacattAGGGTTGCAAAATTCCGGGAATTATCAAAGTTGGAAACTGTCCATTGGAATTAAtaggaatatatgggaattaagaggaatttacaggaataatctggaaatttgcaaaattgcatgttAGCCTATAAGCGGGAGCTtaatgtagttgaagaaaaaacatcttgaagcataatcctggttaaaacaaccagatttaatgcaaattcagttgaattccTGCCCTGCACTGTGCGTTCCTCAAACCCATGCACAGATCATTTCTAGAATcctgcagacagcagcaggacgACTGAGGCCACACAACGAGGCCTATATTTTAGCTCACGGACTACATCCAGTCAAGaaggttttgatgatatgactggggtaaatatatttgacctaTGGTATAaaagtttaactggaaaaaataagtcaaaatgtgtttacacaGCAGCTATTTAAGAGGCTATCTATCATGGTGCTAGCTAGCTCAACCGTGATGCTGgttcttctgccttctgctcgccagttttcatacaaatacagttaTCTTACAAGAAAgtaggttatagtttgatttagcatgctatttctattcatttatccaccatcaatcttgaaggactgagaaaaaaaaatcgactcaaaataagtcaaaaatGTTATTAGTTTGAAtgcatgtctgcttatgacaaaacaaaatttctaaaattcctCAGCTGAatttcccatggaaagtttccagaaATTTTCCGCCCCTTTACAACCCTAAtcaacacagcacacaacaaaccacacagcacatcaacacacatcaacacaccacacagaaaTTGCTACAGTATGTTGAGCTGAGCTTTATCAGCGCAGTGTGTCTGTACCTGTGTAGTCGTCCTTGGCGAGGTCAGCgttgtgggcggggcttggagtTTTGGCTGGGCCTCTCCTGGAGGACGGCACCACTGTGACTGGCGGGAGGagaggccattttttttttaagatttgtaTGAAGTTATAATGAAGATATGACAgaggagaaacacagaaaatgaatttgGCTCCTACAGGTGAGATTAGATTACCAAGTATTCTTCAGGACAAGAACACAAGTCTGGTTTCTCTCACTGCAGTTTCCAAGGAGTTAGgaaataattttacatttgcttaggtgttaaaataaataacagttttctattttagttcatttcattttattgaattttcttTCTGCCCATTTCATATTGATACAGATTTTATGACTTCAAATTTAGTTAAATTTTCAGCTTCActatcaaacacacatacaaaaaataagaaaacaataaaataaacaataaaaacattaaagagAATAATacgaaaaacagaatgaaataaatgacataacatcataaagaaaaacaccacagtgcCTTGCAGTTATGGCACATGACTAAAACCTGGATTTTTATGTGCTTCCCGTCTCTCAAAGTGGAAGCAGAGACACAGACGGTTTGTGTCGTGCTGCTCGACTCACCGGTGCACGCCGCCATGCAGCTCTCCTCGCTGTCGTAGTTGTTATTGTTGCCCTGGCAACCGCCGTAGATGAACGAGCGGCAGGTACGCGTCTGGCTGTCGTAGTGCCAGCGCATCAGCGAGGCTCGGCACGGACCAACTTTGGGCGCCACCTCGCAGCGCTCTGATTGGACGACAGGACAGGGTCAGCACATCTGACAACACAGCCACGCTGTACACGTTtaactgtgtgtgcgtgtctttagagaggatgtgtgtgcattcattttcTCTTGGAGCCTGCTTTCACTCTGCACAACAACggtcacttttgttttttcattcacagGGGCGTTTACATCTGAGCAGCACAACTTACTCCCACTAGATGTTGGACACCAgtttctcctctggacgtcTAGTGGTTTAGTTCCCCATAAACACTTGacgtctatgggagtcgttagcctggttctgtcaaagtgaaaaaataaaccttgtgTGATGTGaatttcagatccacatgatccactgtgtgaatcagacagcttcagagctgctgtaaggtttattttttcactttgacagagccaggctaacaattcccatagacttcaagtctttatgctaagctaacaggaaatgctacccataggaagtgaaccactggacatacagaggtggaaatggtgtccaacatctggtctcagacTGGGGACGTCAGGAAAGGGACACATTATCCCCTGGATCAAACCCTTTCAGTGCTCTACCACTGGATTACTCTTTTGGGACGTACCAGCGAAGTCATCAGCGGATATCTCTGGACGGGACGCCCGAGGAGCAGGagacactggagagagagagagagagagagagagagagagagacagagagagacagacagacagacagacagacagagagagagagagagagagagagacagacagacagacagacagacagacagagagagagagagacagacagacagacagacagacagacagacagagagagagagagagagagagagagagagacagacagacagacagacagacagagagagagagacagacagacagacagacagacagacagagagagagagagagaaagagagatgatgTTAGTGTGTTGAACTAAAAAGATTCATAACTAATAACATTTTCAGTCAgccacactacacacacacacacacaaacacacacacacacacacacacacacaggtcatgtTGCTTATAGTGGAAATATGACCTTATGCTGAAAGCTTGttatcacatacacacagacaggacaaggtctctctcacacacacacacacacacacacacacacaagacacaaacagacacaaacagacacacacagacacacacagacacacacagacacacacagacacacacacacacacacacacacacacacacacacacacacacacacacacacacacaaagccattaGTCTAAGGCAAgaaacacagtgaaacacagGAATGTGACAGAAAGAATGTGGATCTGTTGATTTacgtcacacacagacacacagacacacagacacacacacacacacacacacacacacacacacacacacacacacagagagagagagagaggcatgtcCAAACATTCCATTGGCTTTCATTCATTCCTGGactcaaacaataaaacacgaAACATGAACCCTCACCCCAACAGTCAGGCCCTCCACCCTGTgactgtgttcatgtgtgtgtgtgtgtgtgtgtgtgtgtgttgtaagcagacacacacacaacattatcattatttatcatgatcattatttatgtatgttAATGTCAGCTTGTTACCTAGCTGAATGTAGCATCTCCTTTTAGCATCTTCACTCAGCTAACCATCAAAGTCTGGTTGTCAGAATCTGATTAGCACTGGGCTAACGTAGCTTGTAGCAGCTAGTGTTAGCATGTTACCTGTAGCATGATTAGCCTGCTGGCTAGTAAGCTAGCTAATAGTCCAGCAGCTACGCGCAAAattttgatggaatcgtgcacttcacagcatgaaatttggcacactgttagagcatgcactaaggatcatttttggctatagggccaacacagatttgtcccgtggtaaccgtggcaaccatttttcaaaatggctgccaccacctaggatcttgatcctggtggttaatcctacattttcaaggatgaggaatacagtggtactatttacaacatgctagcaacttcCTAACTACttatttctggcattcagttaattaaataatagtaaaaaccatcaaaatatgtatttcggtagAGTACACTGTACATGTTTTGTAAGATGTTggcagatatgccatgaaatgcatgtgtgttgtggcaatggccaaagaggaactatacagcagtacagagacaggataccatttaacctaaaggcatttttaataaagccaaagaggaaagaaagtgttaCAACACAAAGTTGACACTGAAgactgaagtgctgcctcggcacatttgcatcttccacaacatcccttttttgcaaccacagtggaggaggtcgcGACATGCCAGGCTAGTGTGGTCCAGTGAACTTCCCATTCACCTGTCAGAACCAGAATCAACTTTgctgtcacatgacacattttacaggtgtaaaaaagtgggttaaattatccattcattcattcattctgtgtccttcctcttccacccccagtcatctggggaggggagttcagggactgcaaccatggcctgtcccCAGTGGTGACCAGCTTGGTAGGCTGCCCTCTTTGTATGTTGTGCTACTCGTGTTGGAGGGGAGTCCACCATTCGTTCTAccattttgggtgaacagctgcttccgTGATTCCTGGCTACTAGTGCGGTCATTCAGGAATACCACAAATGActcaagaggctccatccagtcatctacGGTGTCTGGTGTGGCagccaaggcacagaaggcacgagtcacatcactgaagttcttccatgtatcccatgtcgtcttcttACCCCcacctccaaatgatgacacagtgtcaaaaccagtaaaggcaagcagcatgatgagtgctgattacctgtttctcagtggcaagggatgtaacacaacttgccaggaaggagaacagctcagctttgttctcatcaattCATAGATGGAGGAATGGCACTGGATGGCTCAATGCATCAATGaattcccttctctctcttactgcatgtttcagccttcagcgttTCTAGTCAACCAGACAATAccccacaaaatttcccatcaagagaaaaaaaacctccctctaattggctggcctccagtccaagaaaaatccaagtctcaacaagaaaatatcattCCTGAAGAATGACTGTTCCTTGTTCTCGAGGCTCTACATTGCATCACAGACGTGATGGAAATCTGGATGAattctttgagcatgaaaaccaggcatgtccaccagcactgtcacaaatgggcaagctgagaactggtaccaagtcggacttggtgggctgtttgatggacctggttccttcacatgaaaatgcatccattcctACTGTCTAGGTCATCATTCCTgtggtagccaaggcacagaaggcacgagtcacatcacttaagtttttccatgtattccatgtcgtcttcttgcccctgcctccaaatgatgacacattgtcaaaaccagtaaaggcaaggAACAATGGCAAGGCTTCACATCGATCTGGGCCTAATGCCCTCACCATCTCATGAGTTGCTAAATGCCGGAAACTCTTCCCAGCTCCAAAGGCAACCCACAGCTGAGCAATGTTGAGGCGATGGGCTGCCATCACTGCCAGTACCAGCACATCTGTGTCAACTGTGCATATAGAGAGGTTGTCATACCCttccagggtttttcctgcatataaaattacgaggcgTCCGCCTCCGCCTAATTTCGTGCCGCccccggctctcaaaactctgacgtcgggaaaattgttattttctgacaagcattgtggtagatggatgtcattttaactgcagttgcagcattgcgccgatgtggtggcgctgtatcaacaagactgcactggaagtcgctgccaaaactgccaaagaggaagaacagagccgAGAAATTCCCTTCCtagaggattttgttttgtgtttcggtttcttcgctagtgtgtgttaatcggcatcctggtggtggaagtgaaaatgcaggTTAGTTTGACTGCTATATGATGATATACGACGAGCTCACACATGCTGCCGATCTGTGCGGCGTGTGTTTGCCCGCTCACGTGTGAATTAAAGGATCTTGTCGAACCAACCGACCTCCCTCgaatttccactttcccagccatcctcttagctagctgtctgtgtttttaaaacagttcagtaagttaaaaaaaaaaacctgccacaAGGAACAAGGAAACACTGATCCTGAAAAAtgatcttgaaacaagtgaaagtggtctaaaacaagttactttttaggcgactgtcttattttaccgggatttccaggctacagcagcgcactgacatagattgtgtaacaacgcgaagagttgccactccgctgtattttcactggctaacagcagcaaactagcttagcttgtctattcagagaagaggtatcacttcggcttatttttcaatctatgttatcacatgcatagtactgctcattcattggtagttgaattgttaggtctgtaatttacaattttaaaacaaataataatttaacatattgttaaattattggagtcaagctcataaacatacactaacactacacaCCCCCCAGGAAAAACCCTGCCTCCTTCACAGCATCTTCCAGGTGTAGTATGATGCGTGTATCAGCCTCCACATGTCTGCATGGTGCAAGACCTGATGTATCTCAGGGCTGAGTACAGACGACttcagcatgatgagtgctgattacctgtttctcagtggcaagggatataacacaagttgccaggaaggagaacagctcagctttgttctcataaATAATGTTATGGATGGGcaaagaattcattcattcttgttgagacttggatttttcttggactggaggccagACAATTaaagggagttttttttttctcttgatgggaaattttgtggggTATTGTCTGGTTAACTAGAAAcactgaaggctgaaacatgcaacaagagagggaaaggaattTGTTGACACATTGAGCAatccagtgccattcctgggaATTGGCCGGAGTATCTAcgtattgatgagaacaaagctgagctgttctccttcctggcaagttgtgttacatcccttgccactgagaaacaggtaatcagcactcatcatgctgcttgcctttactggttttgacactgtgtcaccatttggaggcaggggtaAGAAGACGACATAggatacatggaagaacttcagtgatgtgactcgtgccttctgtgccttggctGCCACACCAGACACCgtagatgactggatggagcctcttgagTCATTTGTGGTATTCCTGAATGACCGCACTAGTAGCCAGGAATCAcggaagcagctgttcacccaaaaaggtagaaTGATTGATGGACTCCCCTCCAACACGAGTAGCACAACATACAAAGAGGGCAGCCTACCAAGCTGGTCACTACTGgggacaggccatggttgcaATCCCTGACCTCCCCTCCCCAGATGACTGAggatggaagaggaaggacacagaatgaa
This genomic window contains:
- the spint2 gene encoding kunitz-type protease inhibitor 2 isoform X4, with protein sequence MMRELWCGLLVCLLVPAGLAEVCDWDQSTDPGQGLDPGSLHAGARQLAQLTDVTDPEKCREACCVMAECGLAVLGRPADGGAECLLYSCLAQGRDVCSLQPSEQHTVYRKKAKEQPSFPLPIVPVAAVPEPRNDTDTDTARCAQPMKVGSCKAAFRKFYYEQESDSCRPFIYGGCEANGNNFDSLEDCEAACRSGKGSLLPNASASAPVKAARMLPAQKSPELVKEAEDEGESKPADESVSPAPRASRPEISADDFAERCEVAPKVGPCRASLMRWHYDSQTRTCRSFIYGGCQGNNNNYDSEESCMAACTVTVVPSSRRGPAKTPSPAHNADLAKDDYTEYCTAASEPGPCRAAFPMFFFNPASGTCQSFIYGGCRGNKNRYGTMEECMTRCAGSGGWFDGRGHGQPRDRWTPAFFLIGTLAVISLLLLATLVVMTMRRNRLPRQSSSVSDKEELLPDPDEQSSVESLSIPESPTAGKA